The Corynebacterium suranareeae genome window below encodes:
- a CDS encoding siderophore ABC transporter substrate-binding protein, producing the protein MVKNRFKLVSIATVAALALVGCSSTDSTSSDSSSTAESTAAASTLTIEDNHGTEEISLPIEGVAATDNRAFELLDRWGVELVAAPLQLVPFTVTGYTEEGGVANLGSHREPDLEALAAAQPSLIINGQRFAQYYDDIVALNPDATVVELDPRDGEPLDQELIRQAETLGEIFGEEEDAAKIVADFESALERAKTAYAAISDQTVMAVNVSGGNIGYIAPSVGRTYGPIFDLVGLTPALEVGNASSDHEGDDINVEAIAAANPDLILVMDRDGGTSSRNEADYVPAEQIVSDNEALANVKAVTDGFVYYAPADTYTNENIITYTEILNGMAEMFEKAAQ; encoded by the coding sequence ATGGTGAAAAACCGATTCAAGCTAGTTTCAATCGCAACTGTTGCTGCCCTGGCGCTCGTTGGCTGCTCTTCCACCGACAGCACTTCTTCTGATTCTTCTTCAACTGCTGAGTCCACCGCGGCTGCAAGCACCCTGACTATCGAAGACAACCACGGCACCGAAGAGATCTCCCTGCCAATCGAGGGCGTCGCCGCGACCGACAACCGCGCATTCGAACTGCTTGACCGCTGGGGCGTAGAGCTCGTTGCAGCTCCACTTCAGCTGGTTCCATTTACCGTTACGGGCTACACCGAAGAGGGCGGCGTCGCTAACCTTGGCTCCCACCGCGAGCCAGACCTGGAAGCACTTGCTGCTGCACAGCCTTCCCTGATCATCAATGGCCAGCGCTTCGCTCAGTACTACGATGACATCGTTGCCCTGAACCCTGACGCAACCGTCGTTGAGCTAGACCCACGCGATGGCGAGCCACTTGACCAGGAGCTTATCCGCCAGGCTGAAACCCTCGGTGAGATCTTCGGCGAAGAAGAAGATGCTGCAAAGATCGTTGCTGATTTCGAGTCCGCACTTGAGCGCGCGAAGACCGCATACGCAGCAATCTCCGACCAGACCGTCATGGCAGTTAACGTTTCCGGCGGAAACATTGGCTACATCGCTCCTTCCGTTGGACGCACCTACGGCCCAATCTTCGACCTGGTTGGCCTGACCCCAGCACTCGAGGTTGGCAACGCATCCTCCGACCACGAGGGCGACGACATTAACGTCGAAGCAATCGCAGCTGCAAACCCAGACCTGATCCTGGTCATGGACCGCGATGGTGGCACTAGCTCCCGCAACGAAGCTGACTATGTTCCAGCAGAGCAGATCGTTTCCGACAACGAGGCACTGGCAAACGTCAAGGCTGTTACAGACGGATTCGTTTACTACGCACCTGCAGACACCTACACCAACGAAAACATCATCACCTACACCGAGATCCTCAACGGCATGGCAGAAATGTTCGAGAAGGCGGCTCAGTAG